In Acinetobacter sp. TGL-Y2, a genomic segment contains:
- a CDS encoding pyrimidine/purine nucleoside phosphorylase: MNSRFDHVSVLKKSNVYFGGACISHTVQFEDGTKKTLGVILPTEQPLTFETHVPERMEIISGECRVKIGDSEEHELFRAGQSFYVPGNSQFKIETDDVLDYVCHLEG, from the coding sequence ATGAATTCACGATTCGATCATGTATCGGTATTAAAAAAATCAAATGTCTATTTTGGCGGTGCGTGTATTAGCCATACGGTGCAATTTGAAGATGGTACAAAGAAGACCCTTGGGGTGATTCTGCCGACTGAACAGCCGCTGACTTTTGAGACGCATGTGCCAGAACGTATGGAAATTATTTCAGGCGAATGCCGTGTAAAAATTGGGGATAGCGAAGAACATGAGCTGTTCCGTGCAGGTCAATCTTTCTATGTGCCTGGCAACAGCCAATTCAAAATTGAAACAGATGATGTTTTAGATTATGTCTGCCACTTAGAAGGCTAA
- the rlmB gene encoding 23S rRNA (guanosine(2251)-2'-O)-methyltransferase RlmB: MAKPEYYYGIHSVESLLELEPERVLTLFALKGRDDVRLKRIFELADPFGVSIQKASRESLEKLAGQPFHQGVVAAVRPHPILNENDLNELIQANPNVMLLALDQITDPHNLGACIRTAAAMGVDAVIVPRDRAVGLTPTARKVAAGGAEKVKFIQVTNLARTLNNIKDEFNVRVIGTMLDEQALPIHECDLTGPIALIMGAEDTGLRPITQSQCDQKVFIPMSGNLQSLNVSVATGMALYEACRQRQAK, encoded by the coding sequence ATGGCTAAACCCGAATATTATTATGGCATTCATTCTGTGGAGTCATTATTGGAGTTAGAACCTGAACGTGTTTTGACTTTATTTGCTTTAAAAGGCCGCGATGATGTTCGCTTAAAACGTATTTTCGAATTGGCAGATCCGTTCGGGGTTAGCATTCAAAAAGCCAGTCGTGAAAGTTTAGAAAAATTGGCGGGTCAGCCTTTTCATCAAGGTGTGGTGGCAGCGGTTCGTCCACATCCCATTTTAAATGAAAATGATTTAAATGAGCTTATTCAAGCCAATCCGAATGTGATGTTACTGGCGCTCGATCAAATTACAGATCCGCATAACCTCGGTGCATGTATTCGTACTGCGGCGGCTATGGGTGTTGATGCTGTCATTGTTCCGCGTGACCGCGCCGTAGGCTTAACCCCAACAGCACGTAAAGTGGCGGCGGGTGGTGCTGAAAAAGTTAAATTTATTCAAGTGACCAATTTGGCACGTACCTTGAATAACATTAAAGACGAATTTAATGTTCGCGTGATTGGTACGATGTTGGATGAACAAGCATTACCCATTCATGAATGTGATTTAACGGGTCCAATCGCCCTTATTATGGGTGCTGAAGACACAGGTTTACGCCCAATTACTCAATCGCAATGTGATCAAAAAGTATTTATTCCAATGTCTGGAAATTTACAAAGCTTAAACGTCAGTGTCGCAACGGGTATGGCGCTGTATGAAGCATGTCGTCAGCGTCAAGCAAAATAA
- a CDS encoding DMT family transporter yields MVLPTRYQGYAFVAITMCIWGGFTISSRLSALWHISAWDITALRFMLAFIILMPILIYKKDTAFLFKKEPFILAMIGGVAYCLTCYSAFQFVPAAHAAIFLNGCIPLATAVAAFVFFKQPFDGHTWASLSIMLCSILVMSFLMYQATGVAFSLGDLLFFISAIWWGIFTVLLKQWKISAWHAMSGVAIWSALVYIPIYLLFIPKHLAQPQLEHLIIQTIFHGIFVVIIATLTYIEAIKRLGAFKAGSIVTLAPFIAAIIAVPLLGEPLSLAIVCGLIGMGIGALQPWRWLRTDSLQQKLNEQNKPSN; encoded by the coding sequence ATGGTACTGCCCACCCGTTATCAAGGTTATGCATTTGTAGCGATTACAATGTGTATTTGGGGTGGGTTCACTATTAGCTCTCGTTTGAGTGCGCTGTGGCATATTAGTGCTTGGGATATTACTGCACTGCGTTTTATGTTGGCATTTATCATTCTTATGCCGATTTTGATTTATAAAAAAGACACTGCATTTTTATTCAAAAAAGAACCCTTTATTTTAGCGATGATCGGCGGGGTGGCGTACTGCCTCACCTGTTATAGCGCTTTTCAATTTGTTCCTGCGGCACATGCGGCTATTTTTTTAAATGGCTGTATTCCACTTGCCACCGCTGTTGCCGCTTTTGTGTTTTTCAAGCAACCTTTTGATGGTCATACCTGGGCAAGCTTAAGCATCATGCTGTGCTCAATTCTAGTAATGTCATTTTTGATGTATCAAGCCACTGGCGTTGCTTTTAGTCTGGGCGATCTGTTGTTTTTCATCAGTGCGATTTGGTGGGGTATTTTTACAGTCCTGCTAAAGCAGTGGAAGATTTCTGCTTGGCATGCCATGTCTGGGGTCGCGATTTGGTCGGCGCTGGTATATATCCCGATTTATCTGCTATTTATTCCGAAACATTTGGCTCAGCCGCAGCTGGAGCATTTAATCATTCAGACCATTTTTCATGGGATTTTTGTGGTGATTATTGCCACCTTGACCTATATCGAAGCGATTAAACGTTTAGGTGCTTTTAAAGCTGGAAGTATCGTGACTTTGGCACCTTTTATTGCGGCGATTATTGCCGTGCCGCTACTCGGTGAACCCTTAAGTCTGGCGATTGTATGTGGCTTAATCGGTATGGGCATTGGGGCATTACAACCGTGGCGCTGGTTGAGAACAGACAGTTTGCAGCAAA